ATTGAAACAGTGCGCGGACTTGGGTATCGTTTTAACGCAACTTGGAGTGAATAAGCATGAAGCTATTTTTACGTGATCATTTTGCATTTTTTCTACTGTACATATTAAACTTCGGTATCATCTTCGTTCTTTATGATGCAGTAGATGGATTTCAAAATAATAAATTTTACTTCGTCGTTTTAAGTTTATACTTATTTATTTGTTTCCTCGCTTATCGTTACGTTCGCAATCGTAGAATGTACCATAGATTAAGTGAGCAACCAGAAAAAATGGAAGATGCGTTTATTGAAAGAGCAACTGCTCCGATGCCTCACGGTGTAAATGAACTCGTGCGTACGCAGTATCGTCTCTTCCAAAAAGAACTACAATCGTACGAAGTAAAACAACAAGAACATCAATTATTCATTAACCACTGGGTGCATCAAATGAAAACGCCCGTTTCTGTTATGCAACTTATGGTGCTTGAAATGGAAGATGAACATTTAATTCCGAAATTCAAAAAAGAATTAGAACGTCTAAACCAAGGGCTTGATATGGCTTTATACATGGCAAGGTTAAATAACTTCCATGAAGACTTCCATGTTGAGACGATTTCATTAAAAGATACGGTAACGAAAAATATTAATGGATTAAAAGAACTATTTATCCGAAACGGAGTCTTTCCTGTTTTAGAAGTTCATTCTGATTTAAAGGTTGCTTCTGATGCGAAATGGCTAAAATTTATCATCTATCAGTTAATGACAAATGCCGTTCGTTACTCTGGTGAGCGCGGAAAGAAAGTATTCTTATCCGCTTATCGAAACGGAAAAGATATTATTTTAGAAGTTCGTGATGAAGGTGTTGGTATTCCGCAAGAAGATATTCGACGAGTATTCGAACCGTTTTACACTGGGAAAAATGGTCGTACATTCGGAGAATCTACTGGTATGGGACTTTATATCGTAAGTAAAATTTGTGATTATTTAGGTCACTCTGTCAAACTAGATTCTGAAGTTGGTAAAGGAACGACGATTAAAATCATCTTCCACAACGCTGCAAATAATCAATCAGAACAAACGGAGAAGGTGACCGAAGCATGATCGTAACATATGCAA
This genomic window from Bacillus anthracis str. Vollum contains:
- a CDS encoding sensor histidine kinase, whose product is MKLFLRDHFAFFLLYILNFGIIFVLYDAVDGFQNNKFYFVVLSLYLFICFLAYRYVRNRRMYHRLSEQPEKMEDAFIERATAPMPHGVNELVRTQYRLFQKELQSYEVKQQEHQLFINHWVHQMKTPVSVMQLMVLEMEDEHLIPKFKKELERLNQGLDMALYMARLNNFHEDFHVETISLKDTVTKNINGLKELFIRNGVFPVLEVHSDLKVASDAKWLKFIIYQLMTNAVRYSGERGKKVFLSAYRNGKDIILEVRDEGVGIPQEDIRRVFEPFYTGKNGRTFGESTGMGLYIVSKICDYLGHSVKLDSEVGKGTTIKIIFHNAANNQSEQTEKVTEA